In Oscillatoria acuminata PCC 6304, a single window of DNA contains:
- a CDS encoding FHA domain-containing protein, translating to MLLLWKIAIAMHELTLKWIEAGELRTQTLWDKQPSKHPGTVRIGRDPTRCDIVLLHPTVSGLHVEIFYDPQKSHFYLRNLRPSNPSKVDGQILAQGETMLTQGSVICLGQVKLKVMAIDPRFSCNVAVSTPEDDDSEPSLSQPLRRRVPRKPLPTYGLECPNCQKISHYKLLDFGCPWCGTSLDSANSVLMTTHGD from the coding sequence GTGCTGCTACTATGGAAAATTGCGATCGCCATGCATGAACTAACCCTAAAGTGGATTGAAGCCGGTGAACTCAGAACTCAAACCTTATGGGATAAGCAACCTAGCAAACATCCGGGGACCGTCCGGATCGGTCGCGATCCGACTCGCTGCGATATCGTTTTGCTCCATCCGACGGTATCTGGGTTGCACGTTGAAATCTTTTATGACCCGCAGAAAAGTCATTTTTATTTAAGAAATCTTCGACCCAGCAATCCTTCTAAAGTGGATGGGCAAATTTTGGCCCAGGGTGAGACGATGTTAACCCAAGGAAGCGTCATTTGTTTGGGACAAGTCAAACTCAAAGTCATGGCGATTGACCCTCGGTTCTCCTGTAATGTGGCCGTTTCCACCCCAGAAGATGATGATAGCGAACCCTCCCTCAGTCAACCCCTGCGCCGTCGCGTTCCCCGCAAACCGCTTCCAACCTATGGTTTAGAATGTCCGAATTGCCAGAAGATTTCTCATTATAAACTCCTCGATTTTGGTTGTCCCTGGTGTGGCACCTCTTTGGACTCGGCGAATAGCGTTTTGATGACAACTCATGGTGATTGA
- the nfi gene encoding deoxyribonuclease V (cleaves DNA at apurinic or apyrimidinic sites) produces MKIEKPQSWPQTVEEATAIQEELRGQVIVKDDLPQVRYVAGVDAGYQEQEQQTQAAVVVLSFPDLQLCDQAIARCPTQFPYIPGFLSFREVPAVLEALEQLTILPDLLLCDGQGLAHPRRFGIACHLGVLTNLPAIGVAKSRFIGTHEVLPPERGSWQPLLDQGETVGAVLRSRSHVNPLYISIGHRISLPTALDYVLRCTPQYRLPETTRMSDRLASS; encoded by the coding sequence ATGAAAATTGAAAAGCCGCAAAGTTGGCCGCAGACGGTGGAGGAGGCGACTGCGATTCAAGAAGAGTTACGGGGACAGGTGATTGTGAAAGATGACTTGCCACAGGTTCGATATGTGGCGGGGGTGGATGCGGGATATCAGGAACAGGAACAACAGACTCAGGCGGCAGTGGTGGTGTTGAGCTTTCCAGATTTGCAACTCTGTGATCAGGCGATCGCCCGTTGTCCGACTCAGTTCCCTTACATTCCTGGATTCCTCTCGTTTCGGGAAGTTCCAGCGGTTTTGGAGGCCCTGGAACAGTTGACCATTCTGCCCGATTTGCTACTCTGTGATGGTCAGGGATTAGCTCATCCCCGGCGGTTTGGGATTGCTTGTCATCTGGGGGTACTGACGAATCTCCCGGCAATTGGGGTTGCGAAGTCCCGATTTATTGGCACCCATGAGGTGTTACCCCCGGAACGCGGCAGTTGGCAACCGTTGCTGGATCAGGGGGAAACTGTGGGGGCGGTTCTGCGATCGCGCAGTCATGTCAATCCCCTTTATATTTCCATTGGTCATCGGATTAGTTTACCCACTGCGTTGGATTATGTGCTGCGTTGCACTCCCCAATACCGACTCCCGGAAACAACCAGGATGAGCGATCGCCTCGCTTCGAGTTAG
- a CDS encoding DUF7219 family protein, translating into MRSRSHSGQICVTARFDEDRTSEVQAIAVPLEFLGDNNKIQEAIAGNNKRWEGSAMTAHFQFIDSPNHSHGNQDAEQLIFHQNLQKFSNRVSILSSLATGGKISLEDAFAKMNTLWEDLSETVP; encoded by the coding sequence GTGCGATCGCGATCGCACTCCGGCCAGATTTGCGTCACGGCTAGATTTGATGAAGATCGCACCTCTGAGGTTCAGGCGATCGCTGTGCCGTTGGAGTTTTTAGGAGATAATAACAAGATTCAAGAAGCGATCGCTGGTAATAATAAGCGATGGGAGGGTTCTGCCATGACAGCTCATTTCCAATTTATTGATTCCCCCAATCATTCTCACGGAAATCAGGACGCAGAACAACTGATTTTTCATCAAAATTTGCAAAAATTTAGTAATCGCGTCAGTATCCTCAGCAGTTTGGCAACGGGTGGAAAAATTTCTTTAGAAGATGCTTTTGCCAAAATGAATACCCTATGGGAGGATTTGAGTGAGACTGTCCCCTAG